From a single Pseudobutyrivibrio xylanivorans genomic region:
- the hisB gene encoding imidazoleglycerol-phosphate dehydratase HisB, producing the protein MIEERRAKVARKTKETDITIDFSIDGTGECQVNSGIGFFDHMLEAFTRHGLFDMSASIKGDLQVDCHHTIEDTGIVLGNAIKKACGGKLGIKRYGSCILPMDETLVLVAVDLCNRPYLSFEADFPTEKIGYMDTEMVKEFFYAISYSTGMNLHIKVLTPGNSHHMCEAMFKAFAKALDEATTIDPRLRDSTMSTKGSI; encoded by the coding sequence ATGATAGAAGAACGCAGAGCAAAAGTTGCAAGAAAAACAAAAGAAACAGACATCACAATCGACTTTTCTATCGATGGAACCGGTGAATGTCAGGTTAATTCTGGAATCGGTTTTTTCGATCATATGCTTGAGGCATTTACAAGACATGGTCTCTTTGATATGTCAGCATCTATAAAGGGGGACCTTCAGGTAGACTGTCATCACACAATAGAAGATACCGGAATAGTCCTTGGTAATGCAATCAAAAAAGCTTGTGGAGGCAAGCTTGGAATCAAGCGTTATGGAAGTTGCATTCTTCCAATGGATGAGACCCTGGTATTGGTTGCTGTTGATTTATGCAATCGTCCATATCTTTCCTTTGAAGCAGATTTTCCAACTGAAAAAATAGGTTACATGGATACAGAAATGGTTAAAGAATTTTTCTATGCAATTTCTTATTCCACAGGAATGAATTTACATATCAAAGTTCTAACACCAGGAAATTCTCATCACATGTGCGAGGCGATGTTTAAGGCATTCGCAAAGGCTTTGGATGAAGCCACTACTATTGATCCGAGACTTAGAGATTCTACCATGAGCACAAAGGGATCAATTTAA
- the hisD gene encoding histidinol dehydrogenase, producing the protein MKKLKLTADTIDNILESLLKRSPNQYTEYEATVTNIVNTVREKGDEAIFAYTKQFDGADINESNIVVSKEEIEEAYSLVPQELVEVIRKALVNIESYHSKQKQNSWFTSEEGIILGQKISPLAKVGVYVPGGKAVYPSSVLMNVMPAKVAGVECIYMCTPCNKEGKVNPSTLVAANEAGVDIIYKCGGAQAIAALAFGTKSIAKVDKIVGPGNIFVALAKKAVFGYVSIDSIAGPSEILVLADETANPTYVAADLLSQAEHDELASAILVTTSEKLADEVEKEIERFVKILSRQDIIQKSLDNFGYLLVADSMKDAIDCVNAIASEHLEIVTANPFETMTYVKNAGAMFLGQYSSEPLGDYFAGPNHVLPTNGTARFFSPLSVDDFIKKSSIISYSKEALEAVYPDIVKFANNEQLTAHANSIKVRFEEV; encoded by the coding sequence ATGAAAAAGCTTAAGCTTACAGCAGATACAATTGATAACATTTTGGAATCTCTATTGAAGAGAAGCCCTAATCAGTACACAGAATATGAAGCTACTGTAACCAATATCGTAAATACGGTAAGAGAAAAAGGTGATGAAGCAATATTCGCATATACGAAGCAATTCGATGGAGCTGATATTAATGAAAGTAATATCGTAGTTTCAAAAGAGGAAATAGAGGAAGCTTATTCTTTAGTACCACAGGAGCTTGTAGAAGTTATAAGAAAAGCTCTTGTAAATATCGAAAGCTATCATAGTAAGCAAAAGCAAAACAGCTGGTTTACTTCAGAGGAAGGAATTATTCTTGGACAAAAAATTAGCCCCTTAGCAAAGGTAGGCGTATATGTTCCAGGCGGTAAAGCAGTATATCCTTCATCAGTTCTAATGAACGTAATGCCTGCTAAGGTTGCTGGTGTAGAATGTATCTATATGTGTACTCCTTGCAATAAAGAAGGAAAAGTAAATCCTAGTACATTGGTTGCGGCAAATGAAGCAGGAGTAGATATTATATACAAATGTGGCGGTGCACAAGCTATAGCAGCACTTGCTTTTGGAACAAAATCCATAGCAAAGGTTGATAAAATCGTAGGTCCTGGAAACATATTTGTTGCCCTTGCAAAAAAAGCAGTTTTTGGATACGTTTCAATTGATTCAATCGCTGGTCCTTCAGAGATTCTTGTGCTTGCTGATGAAACTGCAAACCCGACTTATGTGGCTGCAGATTTATTATCACAGGCTGAACATGACGAGCTTGCTTCTGCAATTCTTGTTACCACGTCAGAGAAGCTTGCTGATGAAGTCGAAAAGGAAATAGAACGATTTGTTAAGATACTTTCACGACAAGATATCATCCAAAAATCACTTGATAATTTTGGATATCTGCTTGTTGCTGACAGTATGAAGGATGCAATTGACTGTGTTAATGCTATTGCATCCGAGCATTTAGAAATTGTCACAGCCAATCCATTTGAGACAATGACTTATGTAAAAAATGCTGGTGCGATGTTCCTGGGACAATATTCTTCAGAGCCACTTGGAGATTATTTTGCTGGACCTAATCACGTGCTTCCAACTAATGGAACAGCAAGATTTTTCTCACCACTTTCTGTGGATGATTTTATTAAAAAATCAAGCATAATTTCTTACTCAAAGGAAGCACTGGAGGCTGTTTATCCAGACATTGTTAAATTTGCAAATAACGAGCAGTTGACTGCTCATGCAAACTCAATTAAGGTCAGATTTGAAGAAGTTTAA
- the hisG gene encoding ATP phosphoribosyltransferase produces the protein MSDRYLTFALGKGRLAKQTLALFESIGITCEEMKDPDTRKLIFTNEELKLKFFLAKGPDVPTYVEYGAADIGVVGEDTILEENRNIYEVLDLGFGKCRMCVCGPAEASELLKHHELIRVASKYPRIAKDYFYNKKNQTVEIIKLNGSIELAPIVGLSEVIVDIVETGSTLRENGLVVLEEVCPLSARMVVNQVSMKMEYERITALIEKLKGALENEKA, from the coding sequence ATGAGTGATAGATACTTAACCTTCGCCCTTGGAAAAGGGCGTCTTGCTAAACAAACCCTTGCTTTATTCGAAAGCATTGGCATAACCTGTGAAGAAATGAAGGATCCCGATACAAGAAAACTTATCTTCACAAACGAGGAATTGAAACTAAAATTCTTCCTTGCAAAAGGCCCGGATGTTCCAACTTACGTGGAATACGGAGCGGCCGATATCGGTGTTGTAGGCGAGGACACAATCCTTGAAGAGAACCGTAATATTTATGAGGTTTTGGACCTTGGCTTTGGAAAATGCAGAATGTGTGTCTGTGGTCCAGCAGAAGCTTCTGAACTTCTAAAACATCATGAGCTTATAAGAGTAGCCAGCAAATATCCTCGCATTGCAAAAGATTATTTTTATAACAAAAAGAATCAGACCGTTGAAATCATTAAACTCAATGGTTCAATAGAGCTGGCGCCAATTGTAGGCCTTTCAGAGGTGATAGTAGATATTGTTGAAACAGGCTCTACCCTTAGAGAAAATGGCCTTGTGGTATTGGAAGAGGTTTGCCCATTATCAGCCAGAATGGTTGTTAATCAGGTTTCAATGAAAATGGAATACGAAAGGATTACAGCTTTAATTGAAAAGCTAAAGGGAGCATTAGAAAATGAAAAAGCTTAA
- the hisZ gene encoding ATP phosphoribosyltransferase regulatory subunit has translation MKNLTLHTPEGVRDIYNNEFERRLDVLYNLRKCFKSYNYAPISTPTFEYFDTFSKEVGSCKSNEMFKFFDRDGNTLVLRPDITPSVARAAAMYFSDTEEPVKLSYEGNVFINYHSLQGRLKESTQAGCEFIGDSSVDADAEILTIVVTALKYLGLKEFEIGVGHVDVVRGLIDAANLSEDKEEQLINLISNKNFFGAKELLESEGVGHSLIDLFDLTGKILNSPSEWKSYLEKAKKYKKVYDALEYLTKLYELLNKNKVMDFISFELGMISEYKYYTGIIFTGYSYGVGEPLVKGGRYDSLLSHFGKDSPAIGFAITVDQLMLALERQS, from the coding sequence ATGAAAAATTTAACGCTACACACTCCTGAAGGTGTCCGAGACATCTATAACAATGAATTCGAAAGACGTTTAGATGTACTTTACAACCTTCGCAAATGCTTTAAATCCTATAATTACGCTCCGATTTCAACACCAACCTTCGAATATTTTGATACATTTTCAAAAGAGGTTGGTTCCTGCAAATCAAATGAGATGTTCAAGTTCTTTGACAGAGATGGAAATACTCTTGTTCTTAGACCTGATATTACCCCATCTGTTGCAAGGGCTGCAGCCATGTATTTTTCCGATACAGAAGAGCCTGTAAAACTTTCTTATGAGGGCAATGTATTTATCAATTATCATAGCCTTCAGGGTCGATTGAAGGAAAGTACGCAGGCTGGCTGTGAGTTTATCGGTGACAGCTCAGTTGATGCAGATGCAGAGATACTTACTATAGTTGTAACGGCTCTTAAGTATCTTGGTCTCAAGGAATTTGAAATTGGGGTAGGACATGTTGATGTTGTGCGTGGTCTTATAGATGCAGCAAATCTTTCCGAGGACAAGGAAGAACAGCTAATTAATCTGATTTCAAACAAGAACTTCTTTGGTGCAAAGGAGCTTTTGGAGTCTGAGGGCGTAGGTCATAGCCTGATTGATTTATTTGATTTAACAGGTAAGATTTTAAATTCTCCAAGTGAATGGAAAAGCTATTTGGAAAAAGCTAAAAAATATAAAAAGGTTTACGATGCACTTGAGTATTTAACTAAGCTTTATGAACTATTGAATAAAAACAAAGTTATGGATTTCATTTCCTTTGAGCTTGGAATGATTTCTGAGTATAAATATTATACCGGAATTATCTTTACAGGATATTCCTATGGAGTTGGCGAACCACTTGTAAAGGGAGGAAGATATGATTCACTTCTGAGCCATTTTGGTAAGGATTCCCCAGCTATAGGATTTGCAATTACCGTTGACCAGTTGATGTTAGCATTGGAGAGACAGTCATGA
- a CDS encoding Holliday junction resolvase RecU, whose amino-acid sequence MSTFKSRGLRGSTFEEFINKTNDVYAENGLALIQKIPTPITPIEMDSKKGHITLAYFDQKSTVDYVGAVQGIPVCFDAKECNKDTFPLANIHQHQIDFMGQWEKQDGLAFILIFFSERDIYYYLPYTQLKAFWDRMVEGGRKSFRIEELEEEFFFATKPNLLVPYLDMINIDLKSRESQP is encoded by the coding sequence ATGTCTACCTTTAAATCAAGGGGTCTTCGAGGCTCCACATTTGAAGAATTTATAAATAAAACCAATGATGTTTATGCTGAAAATGGATTGGCACTAATCCAAAAGATTCCTACGCCAATTACTCCCATAGAAATGGATAGCAAGAAGGGACACATTACTCTTGCATATTTTGATCAGAAATCTACTGTCGATTATGTGGGCGCTGTTCAGGGTATTCCCGTTTGTTTTGATGCAAAGGAATGCAACAAGGATACCTTTCCTCTTGCCAACATTCATCAGCATCAAATAGATTTTATGGGCCAATGGGAAAAGCAGGATGGGCTAGCTTTCATTCTAATTTTCTTCAGCGAGAGAGACATTTATTATTACCTGCCATACACACAGCTAAAAGCTTTCTGGGACAGAATGGTAGAGGGTGGAAGAAAGAGTTTTCGAATAGAAGAATTGGAAGAGGAATTCTTTTTTGCAACCAAGCCCAATCTGCTGGTTCCATATTTGGATATGATTAATATTGATCTTAAAAGCCGCGAGTCACAACCATAG
- a CDS encoding RluA family pseudouridine synthase: MKELRISESDSNQRFDKYLKRVLTEASTSFIYKMLRKKNITLNDKKADGSEKLNAGDIVKIWFSDETFEKMSGATCEDPLFVELSKAPSDINIVFENEDMIIINKPAGIKSQKDSPSDISINEMAISYLIKNGLSADSFKHFHPSVCNRLDRNTSGIVLFAKNLKTAQYLSEALKERTCKKLYRAIVLGDINYEQEIDGFLSKDESTNKVTISSKETKESKPIKTAYRPLKKLSDNLTLLEIHLITGRTHQIRAHLASIGHPILGDNKYGNTIINKKLKARGQLLHAYSIEFEDGRKFVAEPPKEFNVYL, encoded by the coding sequence ATGAAAGAACTAAGAATAAGCGAAAGCGATAGTAACCAGCGTTTTGATAAATATTTGAAGAGAGTTCTAACGGAGGCATCTACTTCATTTATTTACAAAATGCTTCGAAAGAAAAATATCACTTTAAATGACAAGAAGGCTGATGGTTCTGAAAAGCTAAATGCCGGAGATATTGTAAAGATTTGGTTTTCTGATGAGACCTTTGAAAAAATGTCTGGAGCAACATGTGAAGATCCTCTTTTTGTAGAATTATCAAAGGCTCCTTCTGACATTAACATAGTATTCGAAAATGAAGATATGATTATCATCAATAAGCCTGCTGGAATCAAATCTCAAAAGGATTCTCCATCGGATATTTCAATCAATGAGATGGCAATTTCCTACTTGATTAAAAATGGTCTTTCAGCAGACAGCTTTAAGCATTTTCATCCAAGTGTCTGCAATAGATTGGATCGAAACACTTCAGGTATCGTATTGTTTGCAAAGAATTTAAAAACTGCCCAATATCTTTCTGAAGCATTAAAGGAACGAACCTGTAAAAAGCTTTATAGAGCAATCGTTCTTGGGGATATTAATTACGAGCAGGAGATTGATGGATTCCTTTCAAAGGATGAATCTACAAACAAGGTTACGATTTCTTCTAAAGAAACGAAGGAAAGTAAGCCAATTAAAACTGCCTATCGTCCTTTAAAGAAACTAAGTGATAACCTTACACTTTTAGAAATTCATCTTATAACAGGACGCACTCACCAAATTAGAGCTCATTTGGCTTCTATTGGACATCCTATTTTAGGCGATAATAAATACGGAAATACGATAATAAATAAAAAACTAAAAGCAAGAGGTCAGCTTCTTCATGCCTATTCTATTGAGTTTGAAGATGGCCGTAAGTTTGTAGCTGAGCCTCCAAAGGAGTTCAATGTCTACCTTTAA
- a CDS encoding YgiQ family radical SAM protein has protein sequence MQRFLPVSKQDMKERGIDQLDFVYVCGDAYVDHPSFGAAIICRILELHGYSVGFIGQPDWKDDNSINILGEPKYGFFVSAGNMDSMVNHYSVSKHRRDFDNYSPGGKIGLRPDYATIVYCNLIRHTYKTKPIIIGGIEASLRRLAHYDYWSNKVRRSILLDSGADIISYGMGERTIVEIADCLASGMDVKDITYLDGTVFKTRDKSFTEDAIILPSYEDIKADKKEYAKSFYTQYVNTDAFTAKKLVETYDGAMFVVQNPPQKPLSRQEMDDVYAIEYMRTYHPMYEKDGGIPAIKEVKFSLISNRGCFGGCNFCALTFHQGRIIQSRSQESIVEEAKLITQDPDFKGYIHDVGGPTANFRNPSCKKQLEKGVCMNRQCLFPTKCPNLQVDHKEYVQLLTKLRKLPKVKKVFVRSGVRFDYVMYDKDDTFLRDLCKYHISGQLKVAPEHISNNVLSYLGKPDISVYNAFCDKYAKINKELGLKQYLVPYLMSSHPGSTLDDAIALAEYLRDHHLSPEQVQDFYPTPSTISTTMYYTEIDPRDMKPVYVCKNPHEKAMQRALIQYKRPENYDLVKEALMKAGREDLIGFGEECLIPPRKIKAREFKGKDIKAKDSKAKDNKTKDFGKNKPKTNNKNINSKDNKHKNERTKNKRKR, from the coding sequence ATGCAAAGATTTTTACCAGTTTCAAAACAGGATATGAAGGAGCGTGGCATAGATCAGCTTGATTTTGTCTATGTTTGTGGAGACGCTTATGTTGATCATCCATCCTTTGGTGCAGCTATTATCTGTCGTATCTTAGAGCTTCATGGGTATTCTGTTGGATTTATTGGCCAGCCAGATTGGAAGGATGATAATTCAATAAATATTCTTGGTGAGCCAAAGTATGGATTCTTTGTTTCTGCTGGAAACATGGATTCCATGGTAAATCATTACAGTGTTTCAAAGCATAGACGTGATTTTGATAACTATTCTCCAGGTGGAAAAATTGGACTTCGTCCAGATTATGCAACAATTGTTTACTGCAATTTGATTCGTCACACATACAAAACCAAACCAATTATCATTGGGGGGATTGAAGCATCCTTAAGACGATTGGCACACTACGATTATTGGTCAAATAAGGTTCGCCGTTCTATTCTTTTGGATTCTGGTGCTGATATTATCTCCTATGGAATGGGAGAGCGTACCATTGTAGAAATAGCAGATTGTCTTGCTTCTGGAATGGATGTTAAGGATATCACTTATTTGGATGGAACCGTCTTCAAAACAAGAGATAAGTCCTTTACAGAGGATGCAATAATTCTTCCTAGCTATGAAGATATCAAGGCTGACAAAAAAGAATATGCTAAAAGCTTTTACACTCAATACGTAAATACGGATGCGTTTACTGCTAAGAAACTGGTTGAGACCTACGATGGAGCAATGTTTGTAGTTCAAAATCCACCACAAAAGCCTTTGAGCAGACAGGAGATGGACGATGTTTACGCCATTGAATATATGCGCACTTATCACCCTATGTATGAAAAGGATGGTGGCATTCCTGCAATTAAAGAAGTTAAGTTTTCATTGATTAGTAATAGAGGTTGTTTTGGCGGATGTAACTTCTGTGCGTTGACCTTTCATCAGGGAAGAATTATTCAGTCTCGAAGTCAGGAATCCATTGTCGAAGAGGCAAAGCTTATTACTCAGGATCCAGATTTCAAAGGATATATTCATGATGTTGGAGGACCGACTGCCAACTTTAGAAATCCATCCTGCAAGAAGCAGTTAGAGAAGGGCGTCTGCATGAACAGACAGTGCCTTTTTCCAACTAAATGTCCTAATCTTCAGGTAGACCACAAGGAGTATGTACAGCTCCTTACCAAGCTTAGAAAGCTGCCTAAGGTTAAGAAAGTGTTTGTACGTTCTGGAGTTCGATTTGATTATGTAATGTACGACAAGGATGATACATTCTTAAGGGACCTTTGCAAATATCATATCAGTGGTCAGCTTAAGGTGGCTCCTGAGCATATTTCAAATAACGTACTTTCTTACCTTGGAAAACCGGATATATCTGTTTATAATGCATTCTGCGATAAATATGCAAAGATAAATAAAGAGCTTGGTCTAAAGCAATATTTGGTGCCATATTTGATGAGTTCTCACCCGGGCTCAACTCTTGATGATGCCATTGCTCTTGCTGAGTATTTGCGAGACCATCATTTATCACCTGAACAGGTTCAGGATTTCTATCCAACGCCAAGTACGATTTCAACTACTATGTATTACACCGAAATCGACCCTAGGGATATGAAGCCGGTTTATGTTTGCAAAAATCCTCATGAAAAGGCAATGCAACGTGCCTTGATTCAGTATAAACGTCCGGAGAATTATGATCTTGTAAAAGAGGCTCTGATGAAGGCTGGAAGAGAGGATTTAATTGGTTTCGGTGAGGAATGCCTGATTCCACCTAGAAAGATTAAAGCAAGAGAATTCAAAGGTAAGGATATTAAGGCAAAGGACTCAAAAGCCAAGGATAATAAGACTAAGGATTTCGGCAAAAACAAACCAAAGACTAATAACAAAAATATAAATTCAAAAGATAATAAACATAAGAATGAAAGAACTAAGAATAAGCGAAAGCGATAG
- a CDS encoding ATPase — protein MASASKIEDIIDEIEAYIDDCKPSAFSTSKIVVNKDELESLLQELRTKTPDEIRKYQRMIANREQILADAKAKAEEIISQAQIQTNELVSEHQIMQQAYAQANEVILIAQKNAQEKIDRATEDANNIRMGAIAYTDELLANIQSILANSIETTRTRNETFLATMQQYLDTVDANRASLVPDSLNDGNSDPAAGLDSQNEATPVSEQTAAASVPQEEEPEVPALDIPDTFFNKE, from the coding sequence ATGGCAAGCGCAAGCAAAATTGAAGACATCATTGATGAAATTGAAGCATACATTGATGACTGCAAGCCATCTGCATTTTCTACAAGTAAAATAGTTGTTAATAAGGATGAGCTTGAGTCACTTTTACAAGAGCTTCGTACAAAGACACCAGACGAAATCAGAAAATATCAGCGTATGATTGCTAACCGTGAGCAGATTCTTGCTGACGCAAAAGCAAAGGCTGAGGAAATAATTAGTCAGGCTCAAATTCAGACTAACGAGCTTGTTTCAGAGCATCAGATTATGCAACAGGCATATGCACAGGCAAACGAGGTTATTCTTATTGCCCAGAAAAATGCTCAGGAGAAGATTGACAGAGCAACAGAGGATGCAAACAATATTCGTATGGGTGCTATAGCATATACAGATGAGCTTTTAGCAAACATTCAGTCAATCCTTGCAAATTCTATTGAGACAACACGTACACGTAACGAGACATTCCTTGCAACAATGCAGCAATATCTCGACACTGTTGATGCAAACAGAGCATCACTTGTTCCAGATTCTCTTAATGATGGAAACAGTGATCCAGCTGCTGGTCTTGATTCTCAGAATGAGGCTACACCAGTTTCTGAGCAGACTGCTGCGGCGTCTGTACCTCAGGAGGAGGAACCAGAGGTTCCGGCACTTGATATTCCTGATACATTCTTCAACAAAGAGTAA
- the coaD gene encoding pantetheine-phosphate adenylyltransferase: MKRAIYPGSFDPITFGHLDIIKRASKLCDELIVGVLNNSQKNPLFSTPERVSIIKELTENLDNVKVECFDGLLVDFAKKKDAQVIIRGLRAVTDFENEIQLAQSNKVQYPELETLFMTTSLQYSYLSSTVAKEFASYGGDISPFVPAEIIPLIEAKLKNKEN, encoded by the coding sequence ATGAAAAGAGCAATTTATCCTGGAAGTTTTGACCCAATCACGTTTGGACATTTGGATATTATAAAAAGAGCAAGCAAATTATGTGATGAATTAATCGTCGGAGTTCTTAATAATAGCCAAAAAAATCCGTTGTTTTCTACTCCTGAACGTGTTAGTATTATAAAGGAATTGACTGAAAATTTAGACAATGTCAAGGTCGAATGCTTTGACGGTCTGTTGGTTGATTTTGCAAAGAAAAAAGACGCTCAGGTTATTATTAGAGGTCTTAGAGCTGTCACTGATTTTGAAAATGAAATTCAGTTAGCACAGTCAAATAAAGTGCAATATCCAGAGCTTGAGACACTGTTTATGACAACATCTTTACAGTATTCTTATTTAAGTTCTACCGTTGCAAAGGAATTTGCATCTTACGGAGGAGATATTAGTCCATTTGTTCCAGCGGAAATCATTCCTCTTATTGAAGCTAAATTAAAAAACAAGGAGAATTAA
- the rsmD gene encoding 16S rRNA (guanine(966)-N(2))-methyltransferase RsmD produces MRIISGSKRGMNLETPEGMDTRPTSDRIKETLFNMIAFDIPDSSFLDLFSGSGQMGIEALSRGASEAVFVEKDKKALACITKNLAKAKFEDFSKVYSEDVLSALSRLNGHGEFDFIFMDPPYNKEIEKQVLTSLKDKAYVSLDTVIIVEASLETDFTYIPELGFEILKEKIYKTNKHIFLKKA; encoded by the coding sequence TTGAGAATAATTTCAGGCTCTAAAAGAGGTATGAATCTTGAAACTCCTGAGGGAATGGATACAAGACCTACTTCTGATAGAATTAAAGAAACACTATTTAATATGATTGCTTTTGATATTCCTGATAGTTCGTTTTTGGATTTATTTTCTGGAAGCGGACAGATGGGTATTGAAGCTCTCAGCAGAGGCGCTAGTGAAGCCGTATTTGTAGAAAAGGACAAGAAGGCTTTGGCATGCATCACTAAAAACCTTGCAAAGGCCAAATTCGAGGATTTCAGCAAGGTGTATTCTGAGGATGTTTTATCAGCACTTAGCCGGCTTAATGGACATGGTGAATTTGATTTCATCTTTATGGATCCTCCTTACAATAAGGAGATTGAAAAGCAGGTTCTTACAAGTCTTAAAGATAAGGCATATGTTTCCTTAGACACGGTGATTATTGTAGAAGCAAGTCTTGAAACAGATTTTACTTATATTCCCGAATTAGGTTTTGAAATTCTTAAAGAAAAGATTTACAAAACCAATAAACATATTTTTTTAAAGAAGGCATAG
- a CDS encoding CinA family protein, with protein sequence MQVSEILQRLIESGRTVATAESCTGGMIASSIVDVAGASDCFNEGYVTYSNEAKMKNLGVKDGTLMAHGAVSFETAIEMAKGVRKKAKADYGISSTGIAGPGGGSPTKPVGLVYIGCAFGDDDCIVKELRLKGSRTEVRQAATEEAFKLLEQCINKNEELH encoded by the coding sequence ATGCAGGTTTCTGAAATCCTTCAAAGGCTTATCGAAAGCGGCAGGACAGTGGCTACAGCCGAGTCCTGCACTGGTGGGATGATTGCAAGTTCTATAGTGGATGTGGCTGGTGCCTCAGATTGTTTTAATGAGGGATATGTCACTTATTCCAACGAAGCCAAAATGAAAAATTTAGGCGTAAAGGATGGCACTTTGATGGCTCATGGAGCAGTTAGCTTTGAAACTGCAATTGAGATGGCAAAGGGTGTCAGAAAAAAAGCAAAGGCAGATTATGGCATTTCGTCTACAGGCATTGCTGGTCCTGGTGGCGGTTCACCTACGAAGCCGGTAGGATTGGTATATATTGGTTGTGCCTTTGGAGATGATGATTGCATTGTCAAAGAGCTCAGATTAAAGGGTAGCAGGACTGAAGTTCGTCAAGCTGCGACAGAAGAGGCTTTTAAGCTTTTGGAACAATGCATTAATAAAAACGAGGAATTACATTGA
- the pgsA gene encoding CDP-diacylglycerol--glycerol-3-phosphate 3-phosphatidyltransferase, translating to MNLPNKLTLLRVILIPFFVFFMLINPDSIALRIIADIIFVVASLTDMADGKIARKYNLVTNFGKFMDPLADKLLVCSAMICLISTKQLFAWYVIIIIAREFIISGFRLIAAENGLVIAANIFGKIKTTTQMIMIVILVANLPFGWLQVLGEIFKWVALVMTILSLVIYIYQNIDILKEQK from the coding sequence ATGAATTTACCAAACAAATTAACACTACTAAGAGTAATTTTAATTCCGTTTTTCGTATTTTTCATGCTAATTAATCCTGACAGCATCGCGCTCAGAATTATTGCAGACATCATTTTTGTTGTCGCATCACTTACCGATATGGCAGATGGCAAGATTGCACGTAAATACAATCTTGTTACCAACTTCGGCAAATTTATGGATCCACTTGCAGACAAGCTTCTCGTCTGCTCTGCAATGATTTGCCTTATTTCAACAAAGCAGCTATTTGCATGGTATGTAATTATTATCATCGCAAGAGAATTTATCATCTCAGGTTTCAGACTTATTGCTGCTGAGAATGGTCTTGTTATTGCTGCAAATATCTTCGGAAAGATTAAGACTACAACACAGATGATTATGATTGTTATCCTAGTAGCAAATCTTCCATTTGGATGGCTTCAGGTGCTTGGAGAAATCTTTAAGTGGGTTGCTCTTGTTATGACAATTCTTTCACTTGTAATTTACATTTACCAGAATATCGATATTCTCAAGGAGCAGAAATAA